Proteins encoded by one window of Aspergillus chevalieri M1 DNA, chromosome 6, nearly complete sequence:
- a CDS encoding uncharacterized protein (COG:S;~EggNog:ENOG410PM6K;~InterPro:IPR039915,IPR024312;~PFAM:PF12709;~go_process: GO:0007052 - mitotic spindle organization [Evidence IEA]): MSVPLSPLTSSRQNSRLNWPKSPKFAKGQGSIDEMLDADEYPENIYSSPFKIDPQAQESQTEDDDGQSMAEVPSSPFQYDGRDDTVDFNMLRQQQRQTSLAPSEHSATPRKRSYEYAPDDQDGRDDMDFGGRYKRGNRRDESEIDIHADEDVSFLNGQKATDYAGQQEAGSNSMMEEKHNEGMSTVLQGDGASDEKENNGDADDDAMTDDEFHDSIDDTHLSTFSAVPNADMTSFANLRRESPTRAMRNYNPALEPGTPSQAQMSNRRSTLIDLDTPAASPSPRRREHRDYGNPSGTPKILDLIDQPGLSPRPQYSVQNVRYSPERRSPLRMARESMRSPGKASLLDFDLPPPPTPRSIPTVSPRELESLKSNFMSEISSLKATLSGREAEVSSLKQAVADAERRVGEAMEQVRNEAARKDELEIEQAEWQRRGEEMESVLREVKADIVEGEHEKARLVKKVDEVEKSKEQLEGRMVELESQLEAARKAAEAKPPSSLDFPTGASTASSNTKTGEETAREVQEAVEKVARELHTLYKGKHETKVAALKKSYESRWEKRVREAENKLKGVQEENQRVKEEYEKTAATETTTNREEIANLVARANEEHEAEKRVLEAQIKGLQQEMAALREDRKRLQGDLEMERAEKGELVAAVDEWLAIQQPGQQPSEPAELAEPAEPVEHTEGTTSPYDAASLEPTRRPSAEPVMEDFQRRVSESHSTSASSSTSGLRPPSATGSSGGVEREKRKAIPKIGVKTPRGNSGGKSGIAVFTPGRSGIMGSIERMGRGI, encoded by the coding sequence ATGTCTGTACCTCTGTCTCCTCTGACATCGTCGCGTCAAAACTCGCGATTGAATTGGCCTAAATCGCCCAAGTTCGCGAAAGGACAGGGGAGTATTGATGAGATGTTGGACGCTGATGAATACCCCGAAAACATCTATTCGAGTCCATTCAAGATCGACCCTCAGGCGCAGGAGTCTCAGACAGAGGACGACGATGGTCAATCCATGGCAGAAGTGCCGAGTTCGCCGTTCCAGTACGATGGCCGAGACGATACTGTCGACTTTAACATGCTGCGACAACAACAGAGGCAAACATCGCTAGCACCCAGTGAGCACTCTGCGACGCCTCGGAAACGATCCTACGAATATGCGCCGGATGACCAGGATGGGCGCGACGACATGGATTTTGGCGGACGGTACAAAAGGGGGAACCGAAGGGATGAATCAGAGATCGACATCCATGCCGATGAGGATGTGAGTTTCCTGaacgggcagaaagcgaccGACTATGCTGGACAACAAGAGGCGGGAAGCAATAGCATGATGGAAGAGAAGCACAATGAAGGCATGAGCACTGTGCTTCAAGGCGACGGCGCTTCtgatgagaaggagaacAACGGTGACGCTGACGACGATGCTATGACTGATGACGAATTTCACGACTCGATTGATGATACTCACCTGAGTACTTTCTCTGCGGTTCCCAATGCGGACATGACATCGTTTGCGAATCTGCGGAGAGAGTCGCCCACCAGGGCCATGCGAAATTATAACCCGGCACTGGAGCCGGGGACGCCCAGTCAGGCCCAAATGTCGAACCGAAGGAGTACGTTGATAGACCTGGATACGCCGGCTGCTTCGCCATCGCCCAGGCGGAGGGAACATAGAGACTACGGAAACCCCAGTGGCACACCTAAAATCCTGGATCTCATAGATCAGCCCGGTCTCTCGCCACGTCCACAGTATAGCGTGCAGAATGTGCGTTACTCTCCCGAGCGGCGGTCACCTTTGAGAATGGCACGCGAGTCCATGCGCTCCCCCGGTAAAGCGTCGTTGCTGGACTTTGACcttcctccacccccaacccCCCGATCTATTCCTACGGTGAGTCCTCGTGAACTTGAGTCTCTGAAATCCAATTTCATGTCGGAGATCTCTTCGCTCAAGGCGACCCTAAGTGGGAGGGAAGCCGAAGTATCCAGTCTAAAGCAGGCAGTAGCAGACGCTGAGCGGCGCGTTGGAGAAGCCATGGAGCAAGTCCGCAACGAAGCGGCAAGGAAAGATGAACTGGAGATTGAACAGGCCGAATGGCAGCGACGAGGAGAGGAGATGGAGTCTGTGCTGCGCGAAGTCAAGGCGGATATCGTGGAAGGAGAGCATGAAAAGGCGCGGCTGGTGAAGAAAGTGGACGAGGTCGAGAAGAGCAAGGAGCAGCTAGAGGGCCGGATGGTGGAATTGGAAAGCCAACTGGAGGCTGCTCGGAAGGCGGCTGAAGCAAAACCCCCTTCGTCCCTTGATTTTCCTACGGGAGCATCTACGGCTAGTAGCAATACTAAAACAGGAGAGGAGACTGCCCGCGAAGTCCAGGAAGCCGTCGAGAAGGTGGCCCGGGAGCTCCATACGCTGTACAAGGGCAAGCACGAGACCAAAGTTGCCGCATTGAAGAAAAGCTACGAGTCCCGGTGGGAGAAGCGCGTTCGGGAAGCCGAGAACAAACTGAAGGGTGTGCAGGAGGAGAACCAGCGGGTGAAAGAGGAATATGAGAAGACGGCAGCTACCGAGACAACCACCAACCGCGAGGAGATCGCCAACCTGGTGGCCCGTGCCAATGAAGAGCACGAAGCCGAGAAGCGGGTGTTGGAGGCCCAGATCAAAGGACTACAGCAGGAGATGGCGGCGCTACGGGAGGATCGGAAACGGCTCCAGGGAGATTTGGAGATGGAACGAGCGGAAAAGGGAGAGCTGGTGGCTGCAGTTGACGAATGGCTGGCCATCCAACAACCCGGTCAGCAGCCTTCTGAACCTGCTGAACTTGCTGAACCTGCCGAACCTGTCGAACACACTGAAGGTACCACCAGTCCGTATGATGCGGCATCACTGGAACCCACGCGGAGGCCATCGGCGGAACCGGTGATGGAGGATTTCCAGCGGAGGGTGAGCGAGAGTCACAGTACTAGTGCCAGCAGCAGTACAAGTGGATTACGACCACCCAGCGCCACGGGGTCGAGTGGTGGGGTCGAAAGGGAGAAGCGAAAGGCAATTCCTAAGATTGGGGTAAAGACGCCACGGGGAAATAGTGGGGGGAAGTCCGGGATAGCAGTGTTTACGCCAGGACGGAGTGGGATTATGGGATCCATTGAGCGGATGGGACGGGGGATTTAG
- the farB1 gene encoding putative C6 transcription factor (Ctf1B) (COG:K;~EggNog:ENOG410PH1M;~InterPro:IPR036864,IPR007219,IPR001138;~PFAM:PF04082;~go_function: GO:0000981 - DNA-binding transcription factor activity, RNA polymerase II-specific [Evidence IEA];~go_function: GO:0003677 - DNA binding [Evidence IEA];~go_function: GO:0008270 - zinc ion binding [Evidence IEA];~go_process: GO:0006351 - transcription, DNA-templated [Evidence IEA];~go_process: GO:0006355 - regulation of transcription, DNA-templated [Evidence IEA]) produces the protein MTNATTATTTPSHPKNTMSSTDTQAKRKASTAGMSGNTRPVKRRASKACCCCRARKVRCDVVENGSPCTNCRLDQVECVVTESKRRKKSRVEAENANNISDSPPDASEDSGNFFRRFSESRRLSDVAPASPSQHSLDLDQGQHMPHLLYQNQAERIGVESRFGRGMAPNPAVPATLPLHHVTSQIQQLLDPSFGSPRSGSGGVVLPDYIRGLPARLQKEDIDYLAMKGALTIPDVNLRNELIKSYIHYVHTYMPLLDLEDFLQTIIQNDGMNRMSLLLFQAVMFAGTAFIDLKHLHGAGYTSRKAARKAFFQRARLLYDFDYEVDRISLVQSLLLMTYWYETPDDQKDTWHWMGVSLSLAHTIGLHRDPGNSRMDLRRQRMWKRIWWSTYTRDRLIALGMRRPMRVKDDDCDVPMLTLDDFDFHPFSPEIVAMVGNSEVLHNVEHQRELALMFIEKAKLCLCVSHVLSAQYSVLSHKFGGTMETTMMLVPKKSAAETFEVRRCDQELEDWLANLPPEIQYSPAASLKLTEAQEVLHSHRALLKMVYLTTSSALHRPQVLPSIPFPSMDAELQEISRNKVRYAAVEITNIAQDLHSLDLTRYFPTTGVTVLLPAVIIHLLDIKSSDPNVRMTSLQRFYQCMRILQRLREIYASADFATSFLEAAIRKAGIQLTVAPQDVQQPPPVNADTAPTMPDPTRLNTLTPPPDSLAQKIPDLTYPKSNDTGALGVAEEGGPLFVSTPPPSDGSENGSTNNLNPKFPPSDAFQIPNMESELSLSQLMDLANDAEVTQNDFDALINFDDAGADFFAAENNNTSATNTTTNNNTNHESHDGNDFVDSIPNVMNLDANDKGVNFPGLADAVEAPRSEAQGITADLDADLGLF, from the exons ATGACCAACGCCACGACCGCCACGACTACACCGTCACATCCCAAGAACACAATGTCCTCTACCGATACCCAAGCAAAACGCAAGGCCTCCACGGCCGGCATGTCCGGCAACACTCGTCCTGTTAAGAGACGTGCCTCGAAAGCGTGCTGTTGTTGTCGAGCTCGCAAGGTCCGCTGTGATGTTGTCGAGAATGGCTCGCCTTGTACGAATTGCCGGTTAGACCAGGTCGAATGCGTTGTTACAGAAAGCAAGCGGAGAAA GAAATCTCGTGTTGAGGCTGAAAATGCCAACAACATCTCCGACTCGCCTCCGGATGCCTCAGAAGACAGTGGGAATTTCTTCCGGAGATTCAGTGAGAGCCGTCGTCTTTCAGATGTGGCACCGGCTTCGCCATCACAACATTCGCTCGATTTGGATCAAGGCCAACATATGCCTCACCTTTTAT ATCAAAACCAGGCCGAACGGATTGGAGTAGAGTCCCGATTTGGCCGTGGAATGGCTCCGAACCCGGCTGTTCCGGCCACTCTGCCATTGCACCATGTCACCTCGCAAATCCAGCAATTGTTGGATCCGTCCTTTGGCAGCCCCCGTTCTGGTTCGGGAGGGGTCGTTCTACCAGACTACATTAGAGGCTTACCCGCTCGGTTGCAGAAGGAGGATATCGACTATCTGGCTATGAAGGGTGCCCTGACCATTCCGGATGTCAATCTGCGCAATGAATTGATCAAAAGCTATATTCACTACGTCCACACCTACATGCCGCTCTTGGACCTCGAAGACTTCTTGCAGACAATCATCCAGAACGATGGAATGAATCGGATGAGCCTGCTGCTCTTCCAGGCTGTCATGTTTGCCGGTACTGCCTTCATCGACCTTAAGCATCTCCATGGAGCCGGCTACACGTCACGAAAGGCCGCACGGAAAGCTTTCTTCCAACGAGCCCGACTTCTCTACGATTTTGACTACGAGGTGGACCGGATCTCGCTCGTCCAGTCTCTGCTGTTGATGACCTATTGGTACGAGACTCCAGACGACCAAAAGGACACTTGGCACTGGATGGGCGTCAGCTTGTCGTTGGCCCACACCATTGGTCTTCACCGCGACCCTGGGAACTCGCGCATGGATCTTCGTCGCCAGCGGATGTGGAAACGCATCTGGTGGAGCACATACACTCGCGATCGTTTGATTGCTCTGGGAATGAGACGTCCCATGCGTGTCAAGGATGATGACTGCGATGTACCTATGTTGACTCTCGACGATTTTGACTTCCATCCGTTTTCTCCTGAGATCGTGGCAATGGTTGGAAACTCGGAGGTGCTGCACAATGTCGAGCACCAGCGCGAACTCGCCCTCATGTTCATTGAAAAGGCGAAGTTGTGCCTCTGCGTCAGCCACGTGCTGTCAGCCCAATACTCTGTTCTCAGCCACAAGTTTGGCGGCACAATGGAGACCACTATGATGCTGGTCCCCAAAAAATCTGCCGCTGAGACCTTCGAAGTCCGCCGTTGTGATCAGGAGCTGGAAGACTGGTTGGCCAACCTTCCTCCGGAAATTCAGTATTCTCCGGCTGCGTCTTTGAAACTCACAGAGGCCCAGGAGGTTTTGCATTCGCATCGGGCGCTGCTTAAGATGGTGTACCTGACCACATCCAGTGCCTTGCACCGTCCGCAAGTTCTTCCTTCCATCCCGTTCCCTTCGATGGACGCGGAACTCCAGGAGATCTCGCGGAACAAGGTGCGCTACGCGGCAGTGGAGATCACCAACATCGCCCAAGACTTGCACAGTCTGGACCTGACCCGTTACTTCCCAACCACGGGTGTGACGGTGCTCCTTCCCGCGGTCATCATTCATCTGCTTGATATCAAATCCAGCGACCCCAATGTTCGGATGACCAGTCTTCAACGCTTCTACCAATGCATGCGGATTCTCCAGCGCCTGCGTGAGATTTATGCTTCTGCTGACTTTGCGACGTCGTTCTTGGAAGCCGCCATCCGCAAGGCTGGAATCCAGCTCACCGTTGCTCCTCAGGATGTGCAACAGCCGCCGCCCGTGAACGCCGACACTGCCCCCACCATGCCGGATCCCACGCGTCTTAACACCTTGACGCCGCCTCCAGACTCCCTCGCCCAGAAAATACCCGATCTCACATATCCGAAATCCAATGACACCGGAGCGCTTGGAGTGGCTGAGGAAGGTGGCCCACTGTTTGTGTCGACACCGCCTCCATCGGACGGCAGTGAAAACGGCAGCACGAACAACCTCAACCCGAAATTCCCGCCATCGGATGCCTTCCAGATCCCCAACATGGAATCGGAACTGAGTCTGAGCCAGTTGATGGATTTGGCAAACGATGCCGAAGTGACACAGAATGACTTTGATGCCTTGATCAACTTTGACGATGCTGGTGCCGATTTCTTTGCGGCCGAAAACAACAACACCTCTGCCACCAATACCACTACGAATAATAACACCAATCACGAGAGCCATGACGGCAACGATTTTGTGGATTCTATTCCCAACGTGATGAATCTGGACGCCAACGACAAGGGCGTCAATTTCCCTGGACTTGCCGACGCCGTCGAAGCACCACGCTCGGAGGCTCAAGGTATCACGGCGGATCTGGATGCAGACTTGGGATTGTTTTGA
- a CDS encoding S10 family peptidase (COG:E,O;~EggNog:ENOG410PKAW;~InterPro:IPR018202,IPR001563,IPR029058;~MEROPS:MER0016549;~PFAM:PF00450;~SECRETED:SignalP(1-18);~go_function: GO:0004185 - serine-type carboxypeptidase activity [Evidence IEA];~go_process: GO:0006508 - proteolysis [Evidence IEA]), with protein MRGSQLLSLLSLAATSLAHPTNEFHVGRRQVPKEPTDVQTLTTANNITIRYKEPGKEGICETTPGVKSYSGYVDLSPTSHTFFWFFEARHDPQNAPITLWLNGGPGSDSLIGLLEELGPCHINSSYETYINPHSFNEVSNMLFISQPLGVGFSYSDTELGSLNPLTGAIEDETFDGVQGRYPKINATLTDTTDLAAKAAWEVLQGFLGGLPKLDSKIKSKKFNLWTESYGGHYGPAFFNHFHEQNQKIESGEKEGIALDFESLGIINGIIDEAIQAPHYPEFAVKNTYGIKSINDTVYNYMKFANSMSNGCQDQIASCKKTNRTSLVDYGICTEAANMCRDNVESPYYQYSGRGVYDIRHPSNDPTPPARYDKYLQKPSVKNALGVNLNYSSSSAEVYYAFQQTGDFVWPNFIDDLEEILKLPVRVSLIYGDADYICNWFGGEAISLAANYTHAKQFRAAGYAPMVVDGVEYGETREYGNFSFTRVYEAGHEVPYYQPIAALQLFNRTLNGWDIAQGKVKINDLDEPYVTNGTAKATHTQSSVPLPSATSSASASASASGSH; from the exons ATGCGCGGCTCCCAGCTGTTATCCCTCCTGTCGCTGGCTGCGACCAGCCTGGCCCACCCAACAAACGAATTTCACGTTGGTAGACGCCAGGTCCCCAAGGAACCTACCGACGTCCAAACCCTCACGACAGCCAACAACATCACCATCCGGTACAAGGAACCAGGCAAAGAGGGGATCTGTGAGACGACTCCGGGAGTCAAGTCGTACTCCGGCTATGTTGACCTGTCGCCGACTTCTCATACCTTCTTTTGGTTCTTCGAGGCTAGGCATGATCCGCAGAATGCGCCCATTACCTTGTGGTTGAACGGTGGTCCGGGAAGTGACTCGTTGATTGGGTTGTTGGAAG AACTGGGTCCATGTCATATCAACTCTAGCTATGAGACTTATATCAACCCGCACTCTTTCAACGAGGTCTCCAACATGCTCTTCATTTCCCAGCCGTTGGGCGTTGGCTTCTCGTACAGCGACACTGAGCTTGGTTCGCTCAATCCACTTACTGGTGCTATCGAAGATGAGACTTTCGATGGCGTGCAGGGTAGATACCCCAAGATCAATGCTACTTTGACTG ATACCACGGACCTCGCTGCAAAGGCCGCTTGGGAAGTCCTGCAGGGATTTCTTGGTGGTTTGCCAAAGTTGGACTCTAAAATCAAGTCCAAGAAGTTCAACCTGTGGACAGAGAGTTACGGAGG ACACTACGGACCTGCT TTCTTCAATCACTTCCACGAGCAAAACCAGAAGATTGAGTCTGGTGAGAAGGAAGGTATCGCTCTTGACTTTGAGTCTCTGGGTATCATCAACGGTATCATCGACGAAGCCATTCAGGCTCCTCACTACCCTGAATTCGCCGTCAAGAACACCTACGGTATCAAGAGT ATCAACGACACGGTCTACAACTACATGAAATTCGCCAACAGCATGTCCAACGGCTGCCAGGATCAAATCGCCTCCTGCAAGAAAACAAACCGCACCTCCCTCGTAGACTACGGCATCTGCACCGAAGCCGCCAATATGTGCCGCGACAACGTTGAAAGCCCCTACTACCAGTACTCCGGCCGCGGCGTCTACGATATCCGCCACCCAAGCAACGACCCAACCCCACCAGCCCGTTACGACAAATACCTCCAGAAGCCATCTGTCAAGAATGCCCTCGGCGTCAACCTCAACTACTCCTCTTCCAGCGCAGAGGTGTACTACGCCTTCCAGCAGACCGGCGACTTCGTCTGGCCGAACTTCATCGACGATCTTGAGGAGATCCTTAAGCTCCCTGTTCGTGTTTCGCTGATCTACGGTGACGCGGATTACATCTGTAACTGGTTCGGTGGCGAGGCCATCTCGCTTGCTGCAAACTACACGCATGCGAAGCAGTTCCGCGCTGCGGGTTATGCGCCGATGGTCGTTGATGGGGTCGAGTATGGTGAGACGAGGGAGTATGGGAATTTCTCGTTCACCAGGGTTTATGAGGCCGGCCACGAGGTGCCGTATTATCAGCCCATTGCTGCGCTGCAGTTATTCAACCGTACGCTGAATGGCTGGGATATTGCGCAGGGTAAGGTGAAGATTAACGACCTTGATGAGCCTTATGTCACCAATGGTACTGCTAAGGCTACGCATACGCAGTCTTCGGTTCCGTTGCCTTCGGCTACGTCTAGTGCTAGTGCCAGTGCTAGTGCTAGCGGTAGTCACTGA
- a CDS encoding unc-93 family MFS transporter (COG:S;~EggNog:ENOG410PGEQ;~InterPro:IPR011701,IPR036259;~PFAM:PF07690,PF05978;~TransMembrane:11 (i63-82o102-118i125-144o150-175i187-209o221-241i277-295o315-333i345-364o384-408i447-471o);~go_function: GO:0022857 - transmembrane transporter activity [Evidence IEA];~go_process: GO:0055085 - transmembrane transport [Evidence IEA]): MSTLSSNVEMQPDTKHSEKKDLDWASSVDPESMDQSEPLGKPWMYKPWKIGTWTFPWFASPEVQLVLVSFVCFLCPGMFNAVSGLGGGGQVDAKDVSDANTALYSTFAVVGFFAGSIANWIGLRLTLSIGGFGYFLYVASLLSYNHNQNVGFLIFAGALLGVCGGLLWCAQGAVMMSYPNEKEKGKFIAIFWVIFNLGGVIGGLIPLGQNLHSNSGQVNDGTYIAFMVLMAIGFMLAWILVDSKYVMRKDRSRVIVMKNPTWKSELVGLLQTLRTDWYIIFFFPMFLASNWFYGYHFNSVNGAFFNIRTRSLNSLLYWLSQMVGAFVFGQTLDLKWFSRPTRAKINFGLLLAITMAIWGGGYAFQKQYTRDTVAATKDWTDGGYIGPMFLYIFYGFYDAAFQTCAYWFMGSLTNNGRKLANFSGFYKGLQSAGAAGMWRMDAQGTAFMTEFASCWGLLVGSLLIASPIIFFKIKEHSDVEEDLKFSDETRKDVGIPMEDSPMPSSPSQKEHGEEKTVCHG, translated from the exons ATGTCGACCCTTTCAAGCAACGTCGAAATGCAACCCGACACCAAGCACAGCGAGAAGAAGGACCTGGACTGGGCATCCAGTGTCGATCCTGAGTCCATGGACCAGTCAGAGCCCTTGGGAAAGCCCTGGATGTACAAGCCTTGGAAAATCGGCACGTGGACATTCCCGTGGTTTGCTTCCCCGGAGGTGCAGCTGGTGTTGGTATCTTTTGTCTGCTTCCTCTGCCCTGGTATGTTCAATGCCGTCAGTGGCTTGGGCGGCGGTGGTCAAGTGGATGCCAAAGACGTTAGCGATGCCAATACCGCCCTGTACAGTACTTTCGCTGTCGTCGGTTTCTTCGCTGGTTCTATCGCCAACTGGATCGGATTGCGCTTGACTTTGTCTATTGGTGGCTTCGGTTACTTTCTCTACGTCGCGTCTCTGCTGTCctacaaccacaaccagaaTGTCGGTTTTCTCATCTTCGCTGGTGCATTGCTTGGTGTATGTGGAGGTCTTCTGTGGTGCGCTCAAGGCGCTGTCATGATGAGTTATCCgaatgagaaggagaagggcAAGTTCATTGCTATTTTCTGGGTCATCTTCAACTTGGGTGGTGTCATTGGAGGTTTG ATCCCTCTGGGTCAGAACCTGCACTCGAATTCCGGACAGGTCAATGATGGCACATACATCGCTTTCATGGTCCTCATGGCCATCGGCTTCATGCTCGCCTGGATCCTCGTGGATTCGAAATACGTCATGCGCAAGGATCGTTCTCGTGTTATTGTTATGAAGAATCCCACCTGGAAATCCGAGCTCGTGGGTCTCTTGCAGACACTGCGCACCGACTGGTACATCATATTCTTTTTCCCCATGTTCCTGGCAAGCAACTGGTTCTACGGATACCACTTCAACAGCGTCAACGGCGCCTTTTTCAACATCCGCACCCGCTCGCTCAACAGTTTGCTGTACTGGCTTAGTCAGATGGTTGGAGCTTTCGTGTTCGGTCAGACATTGGATCTGAAATGGTTTTCTCGTCCTACCCGTGCTAAGATCAACTTTGGCCTTCTTCTGGCCATTACCATGGCCATTTGGGGCGGTGGTTATGCCTTCCAGAAACAGTACACCCGCGACACCGTGGCCGCAACCAAGGACTGGACTGACGGTGGTTATATCGGTCCCATGTTCCTCTACATCTTTTACGGATTCTATGATGCTGCCTTCCAAACCTGCGCATATTGGTTCATGGGATCGCTCACGAACAACGGTCGGAAACTCGCCAATTTCTCTGGATTTTACAAGGGTCTTCAGTCTGCCGGTGCAGCGGGCATGTGGCG TATGGACGCACAAGGCACAGCTTTCATGACGGAATTTGCCTCTTGCTGGGGTCTCCTCGTTGGTAGTCTCCTGATTGCTTCGCCAATCATTTTCTTCAAGATCAAGGAACACTCCGATGTTGAGGAAGATCTCAAGTTCTCCGACGAAACTCGCAAGGATGTTGGTATTCCCATGGAGGATTCTCCAAtgccttcctctccctcccaaaAAGAACACGGGGAGGAGAAGACCGTTTGCCATGGATGA
- a CDS encoding N-acetylglucosamine-6-phosphate deacetylase (CAZy:CE9;~COG:G;~EggNog:ENOG410PGIH;~InterPro:IPR006680,IPR011059,IPR003764,IPR032466;~MEROPS:MER0033184;~PFAM:PF01979;~go_function: GO:0008448 - N-acetylglucosamine-6-phosphate deacetylase activity [Evidence IEA];~go_function: GO:0016787 - hydrolase activity [Evidence IEA];~go_function: GO:0016810 - hydrolase activity, acting on carbon-nitrogen (but not peptide) bonds [Evidence IEA];~go_process: GO:0006044 - N-acetylglucosamine metabolic process [Evidence IEA]): MMPGKTTTTPRITKFTNCRILQDKELVEQDLWIDSRSGKILRDQVAFYELHLLPDEVIDLGGRILAPGLIDVQLNGAQGFDFSVPQASRKAYDDGLRIVNKGLARTGVTSYLPTVVSSTPEVYWQVLPSLAPSNSYHRGEDGAESLGAHVEGPFISSGRNGIHKPEVLQASQDWKDLVHCYGQENLNSSIKMITAAPEVGNMTAHIPRFVERDIVYSIGHSDATYEQGLAATQNGASMVTHLFNAMRPFEHRNPGIFGLLGQSERHRRPYYGVIADGIHLHPTSIKIAYHAHPEGLVLVTDAMRLCGLPDGIYDWTNGDRIIKSGARLTLEGSNKIAGSSATLIECVNNFRRWSNASVADALRAVTATPARMLGLQDVKGTLNAGADADLVVLDDTDSDAGPTLTVDQVWKFGVKIFDGEKNV; the protein is encoded by the exons ATGATGCCCGGCAAGACCACAACCACCCCCCGTATCACCAAGTTCACCAACTGCCGCATCCTTCAAGACAAGGAACTGGTCGAACAGGATCTTTGGATCGATTCACGTTCCGGCAAAATCCTCCGAGACCAAGTCGCCTTCTATGAACTGCATCTCTTGCCCGATGAAGTAATCGATTTGGGCGGCCGTATCCTGGCTCCCGGTCTTATCGATGTCCAGTTGAACGGCGCCCAGGGGTTTGATTTCTCGGTACCACAGGCTTCCCGAAAAGCATATGATGATGGGTTGCGCATTGTCAACAAGGGTCTGGCGCGGACCGGAGTGACTTCATATTTGCCAACGGTTGTTAGCTCCACGCCAGAAGTATATTGGCAG GTCCTCCCTTCGCTTGCTCCATCCAACAGCTACCATCGCGGAGAAGATGGCGCAGAATCACTGGGAGCTCATGTTGAGGGCCCATTTATCAGCTCCGGCCGCAATGGTATCCACAAGCCAGAGGTCCTCCAGGCTTCTCAAGACTGGAAGGACTTGGTCCACTGCTACGGTCAGGAAAACCTCAATTCATCCATCAAGATGATCACCGCCGCCCCAGAAGTGGGCAATATGACCGCCCACATCCCACGCTTCGTAGAACGAGACATTGTCTACTCCATCGGCCACTCAGACGCCACCTACGAACAAGGGCTAGCAGCGACGCAGAACGGTGCTTCAATGGTCACCCATCTCTTCAACGCAATGCGACCCTTCGAACACCGCAATCCGGGTATCTTCGGCCTCTTGGGCCAAAGCGAGCGACATCGTCGGCCATATTACGGTGTGATCGCGGATGGGATCCATCTGCATCCCACCTCCATTAAGATCGCTTACCATGCCCATCCCGAGGGTCTCGTTCTCGTCACCGACGCTATGCGCCTCTGTGGACTCCCCGACGGCATCTATGATTGGACCAACGGGGACCGGATTATCAAATCCGGTGCTCGTCTGACGCTCGAGGGCTCCAATAAGATCGCTGGTAGTTCTGCGACGTTGATTGAGTGCGTGAACAATTTCCGGCGCTGGTCTAATGCATCTGTTGCTGATGCGTTGCGTGCCGTCACTGCCACCCCCGCGCGGATGCTGGGTCTGCAGGATGTCAAAGGTACCTTGAATGCGGGCGCTGATGCCGATCTTGTCGTTCTGGATGACACTGATTCTGATGCCGGTCCGACTTTGACTGTTGATCAGGTGTGGAAATTTGGGGTGAAGATTTTCGATGGAGAGAAGAATGTAtag